The Brachyhypopomus gauderio isolate BG-103 chromosome 17, BGAUD_0.2, whole genome shotgun sequence genome includes a window with the following:
- the fam161b gene encoding protein FAM161B → MMKMSEKVQSFLEDFERPEVSLEQHLASLKASHLQHLQEIQQEHQAELERRMLQNSLLSSHSDSPVKTHGPLGDTCGERRTSRSREPTHMFNKPKRSSSTPDLSSSASRPNPSTPGQAGVSRAALTRSQGTKEDKEEMAWAECQKQFRAVPVPKYVVQPRYDDMVQERARARHEGRQRRTQLLLATQRPFAFQQREEREGRKPRQGSGPEQHSDSRKCVVAKRASVEEVIDPAISEHLKEAEQQRKHRIQVRAQETLRASSAPIQYHRADRPTRTAQRTKSKVLGFLEQEPSFRPKTNTEVPDFDQLYQAFQRRLQERAERRETTLCRPFQLRTSTLQPRLSKSRPDETLTSTNKNGLKKSHSFCGMKSLSMDTLPTYITDAARSRSMAIRKSLELRDSKEQEDAQWMKQHRMNSEAISRAVVTRARAMDPHQSLKEVYQEKLKQHRQSDQERVKDYKRELREMRARVTSRPYLFEQVSQKNAKSDVERRYRSTLQQAGLDEDFVKSKGENDERQTSKNKDADSHSEGDDHSSDSDTQQREGRGQDSRHRSEEGKQDNAEPQGEDVS, encoded by the exons ATGATGAAAATGTCAGAGAAAGTTCAATCCTTTCTAGAGGACTTTGAGAGGCCCGAGGTGTCGCTGGAGCAGCATTTAGCGTCTCTGAAGGCTTCACATCTGCAGCACCTTCAGGAGATCCAGCAGGAGCACCAGGCTGAGCTGGAGAGGCGAATGCTACAGAACTCACTGCTCTCCTCACACAGCGACTCCCCAGTCAAGACCCATGGGCCACTGGGAGATACCTGCGGTGAAAGAAGAACCTCCAGAAGCAGAGAGCCCACCCACAT GTTTAATAAACCAAAGCGCTCGTCCTCCACACCCGATCTGAGCTCCAGTGCGAGCCGGCCCAACCCTTCCACCCCGGGACAGGCGGGGGTATCACGTGCTGCTCTGACCCGGTCTCAGGGCACGAAAGAGGACAAGGAGGAAATGGCCTGGGCCGAGTGTCAGAAGCAGTTTCGCGCGGTGCCTGTGCCCAAGTACGTCGTCCAGCCCCGGTACGACGACATGGTCCAGGAGCGGGCGCGGGCGAGGCACGAGGGACGCCAGCGGAGGACACAGCTCCTCCTCGCCACGCAGAGGCCCTTCGCTTtccagcagagggaggagcGCGAGGGACGCAAGCCGAGACAGGGCTCAGGCCCTGAGCAGCACTCCGATAGCAGGAAATGTGTTGTAGCAAAGAGGGCTTCGGTTGAAGAAGTCATAGACCCCGCAATCTCAGAACATCTGAAAG AGGCGGAGCAACAGAGGAAGCATCGCATTCAGGTGAGGGCTCAGGAGACTCTCAGGGCCTCCTCAGCACCCATCCAGTACCACAGAGCTGACCGCCCCACACGCACTGCCCAGAGGACCAAGAGCAAGGTGTTGGGCTTCTTGGAACAGGAGCCATCTTTCCGACCAAAGACCAACACAGAGGTCCCTGATTTTGATCAGCTTTATCAGGCCTTCCAGAGAAGGCTACAGGAGAGAGCAGAACGCAGGGAGACCACCCTCTGCCGACCGTTCCAGCTACGCACATCTACACTTCAGCCGCGTCTGAGCAAGAGTAGGCCAGATGAAACACTG ACATCTACAAACAAGAACGGTTTAAAAAAAAGTCATTCATTCTGTGGAATGAAATCATTATCCATGGACACCCTTCCAACATACATAACAGATGCGGCCAGGAGCAGGTCCATGGCCATACG GAAGTCCCTGGAGCTTAGAGACAGTAAGGAACAGGAAGACGCTCAGTGGATGAAACAACATCGAATGAACTCTGAAGCCATTAGCAGAGCAGTGGTGACACGTGCCAGGGCCATGGACCCCCACCAGAGCCTGAAAGAGGTCTATCAGGAGAAACTCAAGCAGCACAG ACAATCCGATCAGGAGCGGGTGAAAGATTATAAGAGAGAACTGAGGGAGATGAGAGCTCGAGTCACGTCCCGCCCTTACCTCTTTGAACAGGTGTCACAG AAAAATGCAAAGAGCGACGTGGAGCGCAGATACAGGAGCACACTCCAGCAAGCAGGCCTGGATGAAGACTTTGTGAAATCCAAGGGAGAAAATGATGAAAGACAGACATCAAAAAACAAGGATGCTGACTCTCATAGTGAGGGCGATGATCACAGCTCAGACTCAGACACCCAGCAGAG ggaggggagagggcagGACAGCCGCCACAGGAGCGAGGAGGGAAAACAAGACAACGCAGAACCTCAAGGGGAAGATGTCAGCTGA
- the ngb gene encoding neuroglobin isoform X2 — translation MRRQCAPSLSVSMEELSGKDKQLIRDSWERLGKNKVPHGIVMFTRLFELDPALLSLFSYKTECSVAPDCLSSPEFLEHVTKVMVVIDAAVSHLDDLHSLEDFLMNLGKKHQAVGVKTHSFTVVGEALLHMLQCSLGASYTTALRQAWLNMYGVVVSAMTRGWAVNGENKSD, via the exons ATGCGTAGGCAGTGTGCCCCTTCACTGAGCGTCAGCATGGAGGAACTATCAGGCAAAGACAAACAGCTGATCCGGGACAGCTGGGAGAGGCTGGGCAAGAATAAGGTTCCACACGGCATTGTCATGTTTACCAG GCTGTTTGAACTGGACCCGGCTCTGCTCAGCCTCTTCAGCTATAAAACCGAGTGCAGTGTAGCGCCGGACTGTCTCTCCAGCCCCGAGTTCCTCGAACATGTCACCAAG gtgATGGTAGTGATCGACGCAGCTGTCAGTCATCTTGATGACCTGCATTCTTTGGAGGACTTCTTGATGAACCTGGGGAAGAAGCACCAGGCCGTGGGGGTCAAAACCCACTCCTTCACC GTGGTGGGAGAGGCCCTGCTCCACATGCTGCAGTGCAGTCTGGGTGCCAGTTACACCACGGCTCTGCGCCAGGCATGGCTCAACATGTACGGCGTAGTGGTGTCGGCCATGACCCGCGGCTGGGCCGTGAACGGGGAGAACAAGTCAGACTGA
- the ngb gene encoding neuroglobin isoform X3, translating to MEELSGKDKQLIRDSWERLGKNKVPHGIVMFTRLFELDPALLSLFSYKTECSVAPDCLSSPEFLEHVTKVMVVIDAAVSHLDDLHSLEDFLMNLGKKHQAVGVKTHSFTVVGEALLHMLQCSLGASYTTALRQAWLNMYGVVVSAMTRGWAVNGENKSD from the exons ATGGAGGAACTATCAGGCAAAGACAAACAGCTGATCCGGGACAGCTGGGAGAGGCTGGGCAAGAATAAGGTTCCACACGGCATTGTCATGTTTACCAG GCTGTTTGAACTGGACCCGGCTCTGCTCAGCCTCTTCAGCTATAAAACCGAGTGCAGTGTAGCGCCGGACTGTCTCTCCAGCCCCGAGTTCCTCGAACATGTCACCAAG gtgATGGTAGTGATCGACGCAGCTGTCAGTCATCTTGATGACCTGCATTCTTTGGAGGACTTCTTGATGAACCTGGGGAAGAAGCACCAGGCCGTGGGGGTCAAAACCCACTCCTTCACC GTGGTGGGAGAGGCCCTGCTCCACATGCTGCAGTGCAGTCTGGGTGCCAGTTACACCACGGCTCTGCGCCAGGCATGGCTCAACATGTACGGCGTAGTGGTGTCGGCCATGACCCGCGGCTGGGCCGTGAACGGGGAGAACAAGTCAGACTGA
- the ngb gene encoding neuroglobin isoform X1, whose protein sequence is MCMQACRIPSKQSHQTFPVVSWLPAASQYTPSRGLTCCLATRSPFRLDSSASRINNLRSIRDVQRGLSCNRVFCRLFELDPALLSLFSYKTECSVAPDCLSSPEFLEHVTKVMVVIDAAVSHLDDLHSLEDFLMNLGKKHQAVGVKTHSFTVVGEALLHMLQCSLGASYTTALRQAWLNMYGVVVSAMTRGWAVNGENKSD, encoded by the exons ATGTGTATGCAGGCATGTCGTATCCCAAGTAAACAATCGCACCAAACGTTCCCTGTCGTGTCATGGCTGCCTGCCGCTTCTCAGTACACTCCAAGCAGAGGCTTGACTTGTTGCTTGGCGACAAGGTCCCCGTTTCGGCTGGACTCGTCTGCCTCTCGGATCAACAATCTGCGAAGTATCCGTGATGTCCAGAGAGGTCTGTCGTGTAACAGAGTCTTTTGCAGGCTGTTTGAACTGGACCCGGCTCTGCTCAGCCTCTTCAGCTATAAAACCGAGTGCAGTGTAGCGCCGGACTGTCTCTCCAGCCCCGAGTTCCTCGAACATGTCACCAAG gtgATGGTAGTGATCGACGCAGCTGTCAGTCATCTTGATGACCTGCATTCTTTGGAGGACTTCTTGATGAACCTGGGGAAGAAGCACCAGGCCGTGGGGGTCAAAACCCACTCCTTCACC GTGGTGGGAGAGGCCCTGCTCCACATGCTGCAGTGCAGTCTGGGTGCCAGTTACACCACGGCTCTGCGCCAGGCATGGCTCAACATGTACGGCGTAGTGGTGTCGGCCATGACCCGCGGCTGGGCCGTGAACGGGGAGAACAAGTCAGACTGA